A window of Corallococcus macrosporus DSM 14697 contains these coding sequences:
- a CDS encoding discoidin domain-containing protein, giving the protein MNRQHSTSSLGGWRRFRTSVTAFSLAVGAFATPALAAGGFVSATASSYDAPTPPSMAVDGNKATRWSASGAGQWIRADMGSVKPLNGLDIAWFRGNERINLFDIATSTDGTTFTRAFVGISSGKSADFERVTFPTVNARYVRITFYGSTQTTWGSITDIAALSGSTLPDPEPQPEPEPNPEPQPEPEPEPTQDKFGVKMLYPTRSGGEQWFLADNATSDKRFDPQNTISRNSDGSWKMKNSKVRMSVFTSTGYSASKIPTYDRDVLASRGYMQAANDWRNIEMTGFIKVNSVSDVSDNFAWYARGGKHNDNHSGCEGSSYKGSLHYDGRVRWQKETWHVSYDQSSYKSGTSALRGRWVGFKSVMRNTKVNGKDAVRLEMYLNENADKKTWKKVYDMVDSGSWGGDASHCGGGVDAMPITWGGPIAVFRWDSATDVDFKWLSVREISPEQ; this is encoded by the coding sequence TTGAATCGACAGCACTCGACTTCGTCCCTGGGGGGATGGAGGCGCTTTCGCACGTCTGTCACCGCGTTCTCGCTCGCTGTCGGCGCGTTCGCGACGCCCGCGCTGGCTGCTGGAGGCTTCGTCTCCGCCACCGCCAGCTCCTACGACGCACCCACCCCGCCCTCGATGGCGGTTGACGGCAACAAGGCCACGCGCTGGTCGGCCTCCGGCGCGGGCCAGTGGATTCGCGCCGACATGGGGTCGGTGAAGCCGCTGAACGGCCTGGACATCGCCTGGTTCCGTGGCAACGAGCGCATCAACCTCTTCGACATCGCCACGTCGACGGACGGCACCACGTTCACCCGCGCCTTCGTGGGCATCTCCTCCGGGAAGTCGGCGGACTTCGAGCGCGTCACCTTCCCGACGGTGAACGCCCGCTACGTGCGCATCACCTTCTACGGCAGCACCCAGACGACCTGGGGCAGCATCACGGACATCGCCGCCCTCTCCGGCTCCACCCTTCCGGACCCCGAGCCGCAGCCGGAGCCCGAGCCGAATCCCGAGCCGCAGCCCGAGCCCGAGCCCGAGCCCACCCAGGACAAGTTCGGTGTGAAGATGCTCTACCCGACCCGGTCGGGCGGCGAGCAGTGGTTCCTGGCGGACAACGCGACGTCCGACAAGCGCTTCGACCCGCAGAACACCATCAGCCGCAACTCGGACGGCTCCTGGAAGATGAAGAACAGCAAGGTGCGCATGTCCGTGTTCACCTCCACGGGCTACAGCGCGTCCAAGATTCCGACGTATGACCGGGACGTGCTGGCCAGCCGGGGCTACATGCAGGCGGCGAACGACTGGCGGAACATCGAGATGACCGGCTTCATCAAGGTCAACTCCGTGTCCGACGTGTCGGACAACTTCGCGTGGTACGCGCGTGGCGGCAAGCACAACGACAACCACTCCGGGTGCGAGGGCAGCAGCTACAAGGGCTCGCTGCACTATGACGGCCGCGTGCGCTGGCAGAAGGAGACGTGGCACGTCTCCTATGACCAGTCGTCCTACAAGTCCGGCACCTCGGCGCTGCGGGGCCGCTGGGTGGGCTTCAAGTCGGTGATGCGCAACACCAAGGTCAACGGCAAGGACGCCGTGCGCCTGGAGATGTACCTCAACGAGAACGCCGACAAGAAGACCTGGAAGAAGGTCTACGACATGGTGGACTCGGGGAGCTGGGGTGGTGACGCCAGCCACTGCGGCGGCGGCGTGGATGCCATGCCCATCACCTGGGGCGGCCCCATCGCGGTGTTCCGCTGGGACAGCGCCACCGACGTGGACTTCAAGTGGCTGTCCGTGCGCGAAATCTCGCCGGAGCAGTGA
- a CDS encoding glutathione S-transferase family protein: MTMKLYFNPRSRAAIARWMLDECGAPYEIVPIDFEKKENKSPEFLKINPAGKLPALVDGDTRLFEGAAICLYLADKFPEAQLAPKLGDKDRGRYLSLMVYSTSQLEPAMSDHMMKLPTSPSRGWTDFETALNVIEGELGQGPYLFGERFTAADVMIGSMFIWMRIFGSKTGRPALEAYVERLLARPKGMKLG, encoded by the coding sequence ATGACGATGAAGCTCTATTTCAACCCGCGAAGCCGCGCGGCCATTGCCAGGTGGATGCTGGATGAGTGCGGCGCGCCGTATGAAATCGTCCCCATCGACTTCGAAAAGAAGGAGAACAAGTCGCCTGAGTTCTTGAAAATCAACCCCGCTGGGAAATTGCCAGCCCTGGTGGATGGCGACACGCGGCTGTTCGAGGGCGCGGCCATCTGTCTCTACCTGGCGGACAAGTTCCCGGAGGCGCAGCTCGCGCCGAAGCTGGGGGACAAGGACCGGGGCCGCTATCTGTCGTTGATGGTGTACTCCACGTCCCAGCTCGAGCCCGCCATGAGCGACCACATGATGAAGCTGCCCACGAGTCCCTCGCGGGGCTGGACGGACTTCGAGACGGCGCTCAACGTCATCGAGGGTGAGCTGGGCCAGGGGCCCTACCTGTTCGGTGAGCGCTTCACCGCCGCGGACGTGATGATTGGCTCCATGTTCATCTGGATGCGCATCTTCGGGAGCAAGACGGGGCGCCCGGCGCTGGAGGCCTACGTGGAGCGGCTGCTGGCCCGCCCCAAGGGCATGAAGCTGGGCTGA
- a CDS encoding type 2 lantipeptide synthetase LanM: MTRRAHVLPSLAPTPPAAPPRLPPHTRRLLEAVRKGPQASGCFPPIVRPGPERVLQVARPFQGASDAARLGALLSQPAFQPLVAFYEALGDGCDAIVQRHPGLFGARVVRLGNAALFGPVLTDAFTLCAATPAQQGPHPGLRLLRDGFLAFFGRFAQRLERDLKAGVFRRAGFEGPVTRLWANPEETHNGRQHVLRVQFRRGGALAYKPRPASGEALFLAEPARRAPRSFFDWVNRLPSASGEVRLPTLRVLRGRGKDAFAYSWQDWIERPRQWGLLRDSPRLKLHGCRLPPPQAARFWHHAGALTGACFAVGAADLLGSNLVVGARRGQREPLPYLVDLELFFCPVRRLPETGLIPAGHRRGNHHIGFEWRAWWCTTGGPLLCFFPTRSGALQLRPRTRAWAREEAPSMVADTEGHVGYAAHLLPFLRGMFDLWTKLLLEQERVTDFLARAARRHHVRVLVKPSDAYDAPLEHMMLASRGQVPVASARGRVRFSPEEREQLGRYDVPYFFRKADGGPLLMMDTAAAPTGVRPVGEQQFLESSPPPAPHILSGEQLGLMNLGVALRDAVDAVARDLRHRVQEAPRWGVRLALEEDLRTGAVSFDWPETGKRLTFSWNRRSVRLTDAPLNAAPAPPRGKRARRKPPTA, from the coding sequence ATGACGCGTAGGGCGCATGTGCTGCCATCCCTTGCTCCAACACCTCCCGCCGCCCCACCCCGCCTCCCTCCGCACACCCGCCGCCTCCTGGAGGCCGTCCGCAAGGGCCCCCAGGCCAGCGGCTGCTTCCCGCCCATTGTCCGGCCCGGCCCGGAGCGCGTGCTCCAGGTGGCCCGCCCCTTCCAGGGCGCCAGCGACGCCGCGCGGCTGGGCGCCCTGCTCTCCCAGCCCGCCTTCCAGCCGCTGGTGGCGTTCTACGAAGCCCTGGGCGACGGGTGCGACGCCATCGTCCAGCGGCACCCGGGGCTGTTCGGCGCGCGCGTCGTGCGGCTCGGCAACGCGGCGCTGTTCGGCCCGGTGCTGACGGACGCCTTCACGCTGTGCGCCGCCACTCCGGCGCAACAGGGGCCCCATCCCGGGCTGCGCCTCTTGAGGGACGGGTTCCTGGCCTTCTTCGGCCGCTTCGCCCAGCGGCTGGAGCGCGACCTGAAGGCCGGCGTCTTCCGCCGCGCGGGCTTCGAGGGCCCCGTCACCCGGCTCTGGGCCAACCCCGAGGAGACGCACAACGGGCGGCAGCACGTGCTGCGCGTCCAGTTCCGGCGGGGCGGCGCGCTGGCGTACAAGCCCCGGCCCGCGAGCGGCGAGGCCCTCTTCCTGGCGGAGCCAGCGCGGCGCGCGCCACGCTCGTTCTTCGACTGGGTCAACCGCCTCCCCTCGGCCTCCGGCGAGGTGCGGCTCCCCACGCTGCGCGTGCTGCGTGGACGCGGCAAGGACGCCTTCGCCTATAGCTGGCAGGACTGGATTGAACGTCCTCGCCAGTGGGGCCTCCTGCGCGACTCCCCCCGGCTGAAGCTCCACGGCTGCCGGTTGCCGCCGCCCCAGGCCGCGCGCTTCTGGCATCACGCGGGCGCGCTCACCGGCGCGTGCTTCGCCGTGGGCGCCGCGGACCTGCTGGGCAGCAACCTGGTGGTGGGCGCCCGCCGTGGGCAGCGCGAGCCCCTGCCCTACCTGGTGGACCTGGAGCTGTTCTTCTGCCCCGTGCGCCGGCTCCCGGAGACGGGGCTGATTCCGGCTGGGCACCGGCGCGGCAACCACCACATCGGCTTCGAGTGGCGCGCCTGGTGGTGCACCACCGGCGGGCCGCTGCTGTGCTTCTTCCCCACCCGGAGCGGCGCGCTCCAGCTCCGCCCGCGGACGCGCGCGTGGGCCCGGGAGGAAGCGCCCTCCATGGTGGCGGACACCGAGGGCCACGTGGGCTACGCGGCCCACCTGCTGCCCTTCCTTCGCGGCATGTTCGACCTGTGGACCAAGCTGCTGCTGGAGCAGGAGCGCGTGACGGACTTCCTCGCGCGCGCGGCGCGGCGACACCACGTCCGCGTGCTCGTCAAACCCTCGGATGCGTATGACGCGCCCCTGGAGCACATGATGCTGGCGTCCCGGGGCCAGGTGCCTGTCGCCAGCGCCCGGGGCCGCGTGCGCTTCAGCCCGGAGGAGCGCGAGCAGTTGGGCCGCTACGACGTGCCGTACTTCTTCCGCAAGGCGGACGGCGGCCCCCTGCTGATGATGGACACCGCCGCCGCGCCCACCGGCGTGCGGCCCGTGGGCGAGCAGCAGTTCCTGGAGTCCTCCCCGCCGCCGGCCCCGCACATCCTGAGCGGGGAGCAGCTTGGCCTGATGAACCTGGGCGTGGCCCTGCGGGACGCGGTGGACGCCGTCGCCCGGGACTTGCGCCACCGCGTCCAGGAGGCGCCCCGGTGGGGCGTGCGTCTGGCATTGGAGGAGGACCTGCGCACGGGCGCGGTGTCCTTCGACTGGCCGGAGACGGGCAAGCGCCTGACCTTCTCCTGGAACCGCCGCTCCGTGCGCCTCACCGACGCGCCGCTGAACGCGGCGCCCGCTCCCCCGCGCGGGAAGCGGGCCCGGCGGAAGCCGCCTACCGCTTGA
- a CDS encoding M20 family metallopeptidase, which produces MSMNVQTATESSDRIWEQEILPALERYIRIPNKSPAFDPDWVRAGHMEAAVQLVADWCREQGQHLPGLVLEVVRLKDAQGRERTPVIYMEVPGTKGDDTVLLYGHLDKQPEMVGWREGLTPWTPVREGDKLFGRGGADDGYSAFASLTAIRLLREQGLPHARCVVLIEACEESGSYDLPAYIEALAPRIGKPSLVVCLDSGCANYDQLWMTTSLRGMVAGNLRVDVLTEGVHSGDASGVVPSSFRVLRQVLSRVEEEATGKVLVEALHTQIPEARREQARAAAKVLGEEVFTKFPWVPGTRPMSDDGAELVLNRTWRPALSVTGVDGMPALSSAGNVLRPFTTVKLSMRIPPRVDPKAAMEALTQALEKEPPYGAKVTFEGEKSSTGWDAPPLASWLSSAVESASATYFGRPAMAMGEGGTIPFMGMLGERFPEAQFLITGLLGPGSNAHGPNEFLHIPTGKKLTCCVASVIADHFKR; this is translated from the coding sequence ATGTCCATGAACGTCCAGACCGCCACCGAGTCGTCCGACCGCATCTGGGAGCAGGAAATCCTCCCCGCGCTCGAGCGCTACATCCGCATCCCCAACAAGTCGCCCGCCTTCGACCCGGACTGGGTCCGCGCCGGGCACATGGAGGCCGCCGTCCAGCTCGTCGCGGACTGGTGCCGCGAGCAGGGCCAGCACCTGCCGGGCCTGGTGCTGGAGGTGGTGCGCCTCAAGGACGCGCAGGGCCGCGAGCGCACGCCGGTCATCTACATGGAGGTGCCCGGGACGAAGGGCGACGACACCGTCCTCCTCTACGGCCACCTGGACAAGCAGCCGGAGATGGTGGGCTGGCGCGAGGGCCTGACGCCGTGGACGCCGGTGCGCGAGGGCGACAAGCTCTTCGGGCGCGGCGGCGCGGATGACGGCTACTCCGCCTTCGCGTCCCTCACCGCCATCCGCCTGCTGCGCGAGCAGGGCCTGCCGCACGCGCGCTGCGTGGTGCTGATCGAGGCGTGCGAGGAGAGCGGCAGCTATGACTTGCCGGCCTACATCGAGGCGCTGGCGCCGCGCATCGGCAAGCCTTCGCTGGTGGTGTGTCTAGATTCAGGCTGCGCCAACTATGACCAGTTGTGGATGACCACGTCGCTGCGCGGCATGGTGGCCGGCAACCTGCGGGTGGACGTGCTCACGGAGGGCGTGCACTCCGGCGACGCGAGCGGCGTCGTCCCGTCGTCCTTCCGCGTGCTGCGGCAGGTGCTGTCGCGCGTGGAGGAGGAGGCCACGGGCAAGGTGCTGGTGGAGGCGCTGCACACGCAGATTCCGGAGGCGCGGCGTGAGCAGGCCCGCGCGGCCGCCAAGGTGCTGGGTGAGGAGGTCTTCACCAAGTTCCCCTGGGTGCCCGGCACCCGCCCCATGTCGGACGACGGCGCGGAGCTGGTGCTCAACCGCACGTGGCGGCCGGCCCTGTCCGTGACGGGCGTGGACGGCATGCCGGCGCTCAGCAGCGCGGGCAACGTGCTGCGGCCCTTCACCACGGTGAAGCTGTCCATGCGGATTCCGCCGCGCGTGGACCCTAAGGCGGCCATGGAGGCGCTGACGCAGGCGCTGGAGAAGGAGCCGCCGTACGGCGCGAAGGTGACGTTCGAGGGAGAGAAGTCCAGCACCGGCTGGGACGCGCCGCCGCTGGCCTCCTGGCTGTCCAGCGCGGTGGAGTCCGCCTCCGCCACCTACTTCGGCCGGCCGGCCATGGCCATGGGCGAGGGCGGCACCATCCCCTTCATGGGCATGCTGGGTGAGCGCTTCCCCGAGGCGCAGTTCCTCATCACCGGCCTGCTGGGCCCGGGCAGCAACGCCCACGGCCCCAACGAGTTCCTCCACATCCCCACGGGCAAGAAGCTCACCTGCTGCGTGGCCAGCGTCATCGCCGACCACTTCAAGCGGTAG
- a CDS encoding HEAT repeat domain-containing protein produces the protein MTRLCLTLTLAALLASGAHAASTHAPPALRASTCSVRGLMDDLRRGLGSGSPAYQRYLRALLREAAVTLPDAELRDAFARETDPVMAEHLAAALVARAEREADPEAMNVVAQRALKDADPAVRAATLRAMRRTGALERTGDLYERMVRDESPQVRQEAATNLIEDNAHVYAGQYGPAADTAVTAAAAASDPAVTARILDNLSTEKISAGSAERITSLLRSDDASVRKAAVNALGGVPAEQMQGARESLLAMYREEPDEGVRKALLQSVAQLGFEGAIADLQRLRDLDPRLAQEADAWIQVLGMGLQEWSLLLREKQRLQQAP, from the coding sequence ATGACACGCCTCTGCCTCACGCTCACGCTCGCCGCCCTGCTGGCCTCGGGCGCGCACGCGGCCTCCACCCACGCGCCGCCCGCGCTCCGCGCCAGCACCTGCTCGGTGCGCGGGCTGATGGACGACCTCCGCCGCGGGCTGGGCTCCGGCTCACCGGCCTACCAGCGCTACCTGCGCGCCCTGCTGCGCGAGGCCGCCGTCACGCTGCCGGACGCGGAGCTGCGCGACGCCTTCGCGCGCGAGACGGACCCCGTCATGGCCGAGCACCTGGCGGCGGCGCTGGTGGCCCGCGCGGAGCGTGAAGCGGACCCGGAGGCCATGAACGTGGTGGCCCAGCGCGCGTTGAAGGACGCGGACCCGGCCGTGCGCGCCGCCACGCTGCGGGCCATGCGGCGCACCGGCGCGCTGGAGCGCACCGGTGACTTGTACGAGCGCATGGTGCGGGACGAGTCGCCCCAGGTGCGGCAGGAGGCGGCGACGAACCTCATCGAGGACAACGCGCACGTCTACGCCGGCCAGTACGGCCCGGCCGCGGACACGGCGGTGACGGCCGCGGCGGCGGCCTCGGACCCGGCGGTGACGGCGCGCATCCTGGACAACCTCTCCACGGAGAAGATCAGCGCCGGGTCCGCGGAGCGCATCACCTCCCTGCTGCGCAGCGACGACGCGAGCGTGCGCAAGGCCGCCGTCAACGCGCTGGGCGGCGTGCCGGCGGAGCAGATGCAGGGCGCTCGCGAGTCGCTGCTCGCCATGTACCGCGAGGAGCCGGACGAGGGCGTGCGCAAGGCGCTGCTCCAGAGCGTCGCGCAGCTCGGCTTCGAGGGCGCGATTGCCGACCTCCAGCGCCTGCGCGACCTGGACCCGCGCCTGGCCCAGGAGGCCGACGCGTGGATTCAGGTTCTCGGCATGGGCCTTCAGGAGTGGAGCCTGCTCCTGAGGGAGAAGCAGCGGTTGCAGCAGGCTCCGTGA
- the treZ gene encoding malto-oligosyltrehalose trehalohydrolase: MSPTDESVASRSKAPLLGAWVEAGERVRWRVWAPGHQRVEVVLHDAQGNPGRALPMTPEPGDCFGAVLEGQGAGLRYKLRVDGEGPFPDPWSRSQPQGVHGPSEVVVPDFPWTDAGWKGVAPESLVLYEVHVGTATPEGTFEALIPRLAGLRDLGITALELMPVASFPGRRNWGYDGVDLFAPLQAYGGPEGLRRLVDAAHAHGLAVLMDAVYNHFGPDGNYLRVYSPHYFTGRHHTPWGDAVNYDGEGSAHARAQVLANVEMWIADYHLDGLRLDAAHAIIDDGTPHLLTEIAERARACAPGRRVHVIAEDERNERRLLRPASEGGLGLDGVWADDFHHQLRRAFAGDSEGYYQDYTGGTEDLARTLNQGWFYEGQVSKNLGHARGTKADGLEPWRFVHCIQNHDQVGNRAFGERLGHDVTPQAFRAMSGLLLLSPYTPLLFMGQEWNANTPFLYFTEHNAELGRLVTEGRRKEFAGFARFAGAEVPDPQAEDTFTRSRLDWAEAEEPGHAGVRALYRALLRLRATEPALRETGRGSYEARALGPDALVLERRGGGQRLQVVLCLRGALEYPVPAGSALVLWTEDACFGGSEKLQPLNQDTVRLKGSALAVIRLPSKD; this comes from the coding sequence ATGAGTCCAACGGACGAGTCTGTGGCATCGCGGTCGAAGGCGCCTCTGCTGGGGGCATGGGTGGAGGCGGGCGAGCGGGTGCGCTGGCGCGTCTGGGCGCCGGGCCACCAGCGGGTGGAGGTGGTGCTGCACGACGCGCAGGGGAACCCCGGGCGCGCGCTGCCCATGACGCCGGAGCCCGGCGACTGCTTCGGCGCGGTGCTGGAGGGCCAGGGCGCGGGGCTGCGCTACAAGCTGCGCGTGGATGGGGAAGGCCCCTTCCCGGACCCCTGGTCGCGCTCGCAGCCGCAGGGCGTGCACGGGCCCTCCGAGGTGGTGGTGCCCGACTTCCCCTGGACGGACGCGGGCTGGAAGGGCGTGGCGCCCGAGTCGCTGGTCCTCTACGAGGTCCACGTGGGCACGGCCACGCCCGAAGGCACCTTCGAGGCGCTCATCCCGCGCCTGGCCGGCCTCAGGGACCTGGGCATCACCGCGCTGGAGTTGATGCCGGTGGCGTCCTTCCCGGGGCGGCGCAACTGGGGCTACGACGGCGTGGACCTCTTCGCGCCCTTGCAGGCCTATGGTGGTCCGGAGGGGCTGCGCCGGCTGGTGGACGCCGCGCACGCGCACGGGCTCGCGGTGCTGATGGACGCCGTCTACAACCACTTCGGGCCGGACGGGAACTACCTGCGTGTCTATTCACCGCACTACTTCACCGGCCGCCACCACACGCCGTGGGGCGACGCGGTGAACTACGACGGTGAGGGCAGCGCCCACGCGCGAGCCCAGGTGCTGGCCAACGTGGAGATGTGGATTGCGGACTACCACCTGGACGGCCTGCGCCTGGACGCGGCGCACGCCATCATCGACGACGGCACGCCGCACCTGCTCACCGAAATCGCCGAGCGCGCGCGGGCCTGCGCGCCGGGCCGGCGGGTGCATGTCATCGCCGAGGACGAGCGCAACGAGCGGCGCCTGCTGCGCCCCGCCTCGGAGGGCGGCCTGGGGCTGGACGGCGTGTGGGCGGATGACTTCCACCACCAGCTGCGCCGGGCCTTCGCGGGGGACAGCGAGGGCTACTACCAGGACTACACGGGCGGCACGGAGGACCTGGCGCGCACGCTGAACCAGGGCTGGTTCTACGAAGGGCAGGTGTCGAAGAACCTGGGCCACGCGCGAGGCACGAAGGCGGACGGGCTGGAGCCCTGGCGCTTCGTCCACTGCATCCAGAACCATGACCAGGTGGGCAACCGGGCCTTCGGCGAGCGGCTGGGGCACGACGTCACCCCCCAGGCCTTCCGCGCCATGAGCGGGCTGCTGCTCCTGTCGCCCTACACGCCGCTGCTCTTCATGGGACAGGAGTGGAACGCCAACACGCCCTTCCTCTACTTCACCGAGCACAACGCGGAGCTGGGCAGGCTCGTCACGGAGGGCCGGCGCAAGGAGTTCGCCGGCTTCGCGCGCTTCGCGGGCGCCGAGGTGCCGGACCCTCAAGCGGAGGACACCTTCACCCGCTCCCGGCTGGACTGGGCGGAGGCGGAGGAGCCCGGGCATGCGGGCGTGCGAGCGCTCTACCGGGCGCTGCTCCGGCTGCGCGCGACGGAGCCCGCCCTGCGGGAGACGGGCCGTGGCAGCTACGAGGCCCGGGCCCTGGGGCCAGACGCCCTGGTGCTCGAACGGCGTGGGGGCGGACAGCGCCTGCAGGTGGTGCTCTGCCTGCGCGGCGCGCTGGAATATCCGGTGCCCGCCGGCTCGGCGCTGGTGCTGTGGACCGAAGACGCCTGCTTCGGCGGCTCCGAAAAATTGCAGCCATTGAACCAAGACACCGTACGGCTGAAGGGTTCGGCTCTGGCTGTGATAAGGCTTCCCTCGAAAGACTGA
- a CDS encoding JmjC domain-containing protein, whose amino-acid sequence MARIDLQRRFDWDTFVTRYWNRRPVLYQATGANPFTEADVFDAALRASRGAMAPPTALEARTDVQFTIDQGQPVTLAPWLPRDTDGALDDYDARLAGTLGSRRYALIISLLHSHGFGLWSAERAFFSQLWRRVGLPLSGGITTLFHGNYEHSPVGVHLDRFTTFLFALRGRKRMRFWAKRPWSMPVTTLADYAPYLETSFTAEVGPGDLLYWPASYYHVGESASRDVATSVNVGIPVTGHQARYDVEDLLSVSPDDAPRGRALVPGVLDGDGVLPRELPAALQQAADTLRENSRDSRTQAHLRALWLNRRSAGGFEPPPPPARRRPLQDTAILHGNKHFPILVEKTGTGWCCSANGNALHVSGLRQPVNKLIATLNTARAVAVGELLRPFPSRGAVPPRVVEPLPATRAGMRRMLEILLTFRAIHLTGR is encoded by the coding sequence ATGGCCCGCATCGACCTCCAGCGCCGGTTCGACTGGGACACCTTCGTCACGCGCTACTGGAACCGGCGGCCGGTGCTCTACCAGGCGACGGGCGCCAACCCCTTCACCGAGGCGGACGTGTTCGACGCGGCGCTCCGGGCCTCGCGCGGCGCCATGGCCCCGCCCACGGCGCTGGAGGCGCGCACGGACGTCCAGTTCACCATCGACCAGGGACAGCCCGTCACGCTGGCGCCCTGGCTTCCCCGCGACACCGACGGCGCGCTGGACGACTATGACGCGCGGCTCGCGGGCACGCTGGGCTCGCGCCGCTACGCGCTCATCATCTCCCTGCTGCATTCGCACGGCTTCGGGCTCTGGTCGGCCGAGCGGGCCTTCTTCTCCCAGCTCTGGCGGCGCGTGGGCTTGCCGCTGTCGGGCGGCATCACCACGCTCTTCCACGGGAACTACGAGCACAGCCCGGTGGGCGTCCACCTGGACCGCTTCACCACCTTCCTCTTCGCCCTCCGGGGCCGCAAGCGGATGCGCTTCTGGGCGAAGCGGCCCTGGAGCATGCCCGTCACCACCCTGGCGGACTACGCGCCCTACCTGGAGACGTCCTTCACCGCGGAGGTGGGGCCCGGCGACCTCCTCTACTGGCCCGCCAGCTACTACCACGTCGGAGAGAGCGCGAGCCGGGACGTGGCCACCAGCGTCAACGTGGGCATCCCCGTCACCGGACACCAGGCACGCTACGACGTGGAGGACCTGCTGAGCGTGAGCCCCGATGACGCGCCGCGCGGCCGGGCGCTGGTGCCGGGCGTGCTCGACGGCGATGGCGTGCTTCCGCGGGAGCTGCCCGCCGCCTTGCAGCAGGCCGCGGACACCCTGCGTGAAAACAGCCGTGACTCACGAACCCAGGCCCACCTCCGCGCCCTGTGGCTCAACCGGCGCTCCGCGGGCGGCTTCGAGCCCCCACCGCCTCCGGCGCGCCGCAGGCCGCTCCAGGACACAGCCATCCTGCATGGGAATAAACACTTTCCCATCCTGGTGGAGAAGACAGGCACGGGCTGGTGTTGCTCCGCCAATGGCAACGCATTGCATGTCTCAGGCCTTCGGCAGCCCGTGAATAAACTTATCGCGACATTGAACACGGCGCGCGCGGTGGCCGTGGGTGAGCTCTTGCGTCCTTTTCCCTCGCGAGGCGCCGTGCCGCCGCGCGTCGTGGAGCCGCTGCCCGCGACGCGAGCGGGCATGCGCCGGATGCTGGAAATTCTACTGACATTTCGAGCCATCCACCTGACAGGCCGCTAA
- a CDS encoding AAA family ATPase, translating into MSIVHPGPEPLPDPSDDVRARVAAIEVLSPREIDERLTGLGYRGQAEARRAASVLAYRHLRRIRRLYLEGLPPEPGTRENCLFLGPTGSGKTFLVELLFREILAVPTVLADATQFSETGYVGDDVSTLLSRLYEAADQDASWAACGVVCMDEFDKLATSRSDSRFAGQQTTKDVSGFGVQRGLLHMLSAPSADFPPDFGFTSRLRPATMDLSCLTFIACGAFSGLGATADGLARGEHLGFGREPLPARAESIASRVTEEQLEQTTAFARYGFIPELIGRFNRLVSFAPLDAATLGDILQQNVLRAYEREFEQEGLRLRVEPQVRDFVVARALKRETGARGLRTTLAPLLERAAYEHFGQRDTAATLRLTLQAGEVQARLE; encoded by the coding sequence ATGAGCATCGTCCACCCTGGCCCGGAGCCGCTGCCCGACCCCTCCGACGACGTGCGCGCGCGCGTCGCCGCCATCGAGGTCCTGTCGCCCCGTGAAATCGACGAGCGGCTGACGGGCCTGGGATACCGGGGCCAGGCGGAGGCGCGGCGCGCGGCGTCCGTGCTGGCCTACCGGCACCTGCGCCGCATCCGCCGCCTGTACCTGGAGGGCCTGCCCCCGGAGCCGGGCACGCGGGAGAACTGCCTCTTCCTGGGGCCCACCGGCTCCGGGAAGACGTTCCTCGTGGAGCTGCTGTTCCGGGAAATCCTCGCCGTGCCCACCGTGCTGGCGGACGCCACGCAGTTCTCCGAAACGGGCTACGTGGGCGACGACGTGAGCACGCTGCTGTCGCGCCTGTACGAGGCCGCGGACCAGGACGCGAGCTGGGCCGCCTGCGGCGTGGTGTGCATGGACGAGTTCGACAAGCTCGCCACCAGCCGCTCCGACAGCCGCTTCGCCGGCCAGCAGACCACGAAGGACGTCAGCGGCTTCGGCGTGCAGCGCGGCCTGCTGCACATGTTGTCCGCGCCCTCCGCGGACTTCCCGCCCGACTTCGGCTTCACCAGCCGGCTGCGGCCCGCCACCATGGACCTGAGCTGCCTCACCTTCATCGCCTGCGGCGCCTTCAGCGGCCTGGGGGCCACCGCGGATGGACTGGCTCGCGGAGAGCACCTGGGCTTCGGCCGCGAGCCGCTCCCCGCGCGCGCGGAGAGCATCGCCTCGCGGGTGACGGAGGAGCAGTTGGAACAGACCACCGCCTTCGCGCGCTACGGCTTCATCCCGGAGCTCATCGGCCGCTTCAACCGGCTGGTCTCCTTCGCCCCCCTGGACGCGGCCACCCTGGGCGACATCCTCCAGCAGAACGTGCTGCGCGCCTACGAGCGCGAGTTCGAGCAGGAAGGGCTGCGGCTGCGCGTGGAGCCCCAGGTGCGGGACTTCGTGGTGGCCCGCGCGCTCAAGCGGGAGACGGGCGCCCGGGGGCTGCGCACCACGCTCGCCCCCCTGCTGGAGCGCGCGGCGTACGAGCACTTCGGCCAGCGGGACACCGCCGCCACGCTCCGGCTGACGCTCCAGGCCGGTGAGGTCCAGGCCCGTCTGGAGTAG